GGACGGCTTCTCGGGTGAGTAGGGGACGACCCGAGCGATCACGCGGCGCCGGCGCCGCACTTCCAGGACTTCACCCGCCTCGACCGCATCCAGGTAGCGACCGAGATGGTGTTGCAGTTGGCGCACGTCGACCTGTGTCATGTTGGACAAACTGCACTTCCGCACCGCTCCGGGTCAATCCGTTGCCCCAAAAGGCCGCTATCGCTTTGTTTTTGGTTTGAGCTGGGAGAACCACTCCGGGCTGGAGCCGGGCAGGGCGTCGGGGGTGACCGCTTGGTAGGGAAAGGGGGTCTCGTTCGGGAAGCGGCTCGCGCGCAGGGCGATGGCGTCGCAGACCGACTGCTGCGCCCAGAGGTAGAGGCGGCGCCAGTGGTCGTCCTCGGAGCGCAGCGCGATGTCGGTGTAGTTGTCCCAGTGGAAGTACAACGCGCGCCGCAGGCGCGGCGTGCGGCTGGCGAACGATCCGTGCACCACCGAGTTGGCGTGCAGGTTGACGTCGCCGGGCTTGGCGATCACCGGCACCGCGCCGGGTACGTCGCCCGCTTCCCTGCCCCCGGTGTAGCTGGCGATCACCTCGTTGCGCAGATCGGGGTTGTAGCCGGCCAGGTGGCTGCCGGGAATGCCCCACAGGCCGCCGTTGTCGGGGTCGCTCTCGTCCAGGTAGATGTCGGTGTCGAACACCGGCCAGCGGTTTACGGTCACGCCGTCCTGGTGCCACCCCACCGGCACCACCGAGTTGGGCAACTTGAACACCACCGCCGCCGCCGAAGCGGCGAAGTGCTCGCGCCCCACCACTTGCCACACCGCGGCAAGCAGGGGCGGGTAGGCGAGCATCAGCTTGACGCTTTCGAGCCGATGGGTGCCGATCAGCTCGTTGATCCGGTACAGCCACGACCGTTCCGCGGAGCGCGGCGACGAGTAGTACATGTAGGTGTAGTCGGGCGCCGGGCCGTCCTTGGCGGCGTCGATCAGGCGGCCGAGATCCTCCCGCACCGGGCCGTACACGCTCTCCGGAATCAGCCCCGGGATCAGCAGCAGCCCATCGGCGTTGAACTGCTGCACCTGGGCGTCAGTGAGTACCTTCTCCATCCTTGCCTCGCGGAGACCGTAGTGTGTCGTGCAGGAGCTTGACAACGGTGCGCATTCGTCGTGCACTGGCCGGCAATCCCAAGGAGAAAGGAGCTTTCGTGATGAGAATTGGAGCGAAGGTGATGGCGCTGGGGTGTGTGCTTGCCCTGGCAGTCGCGATTCCGGTGTTCGGCGCGGGGGAGGCGGATCAGACCGCCGCCGCACCCGAGGCGGACGAGTCCCCGCGCGCGCTGATCGGCGAGCTGGAGGGAGTGCGCATCCTGCGTGACTTCGTGCCGGCCACCTACCAGGAAGCGCCGATGCTGGCCGAGATGGTGGCCGCGGGCGAGTTGCCGCCGGTGGAGGAACGGGTCGGACCGGAGCCGCTGGTGCTGAAGCCGATTCACGAGATCGGCACGTACGGCGGCACCTGGCGGCGCGGGTTCATCGGGCCCAACGACGGCGCAAACGCCACCCGCGCCGTGCTGCACGACCGGCCGCTGCACTGGAACTACACCGAGACCGAGATCGTCCCCAACATCGCCCGCGACTGGGAGGTGAGCGCTGACGGCCGTACCACCACCCTGCACCTGCGCCAGGGCATGAGGTGGTCGGACGGTGCCCCGTTCTCGGCCGACGACTGGGCGTTCTGGTATGACCACATGGCCACCAACAACGACCTGCGGCGCGGCGGCATCGGCGAACTGATGCTCAACGGCAAGCCGGTGCGTGTGGTCAAGGTGAGCGACACGGCGGTCGCCTTCGTGTCGGACGACCCCTACTACGGACTGCTCAACAAGCTGGCCAGCACCAGTTGGCTGAGCGGCCACGGTCGCTGGGGTGGCGCCTCCGGCGGCGGATTCGCTCCCGCCCACTACATCAAGCAGTTCCACCCCGACTTCATCGGCCAGGACAAGGTGGAGGCGATGGCGAAGGAAGCGGGCTTCGACAACTGGGCACTGTTCGTCAATGAAAAGAACCGCTCCTGGTTGAATCCGGAGTTGCCGATCGTGTCGGCGTGGCAGGTTACCGTGCCGATCACCGAGGAAACCTTCGAGTGGAAGCGCAACGCCTACAGCATCTGGATGGACGAGGCCGGCAACCAGTTGCCCTACATCGACTACATCGTCATGACCAAGGGCGAGAACCTGGAGGTGCTGAACCTGCGCGCCATCGCCGGCGAGTTCGACTCGATGGCCCGCCACATGGACCTGCGCAAGCTGCCGGTGTTCCTGGAGAACGAGGAGAAGGGCAACTACAAGGTGCACCTGGACACCTCCCAGCACGGCGGCGACGCGGCGATCTACGTCAACTCCACCTTCGAGGCCGACCCCGAGATCGGCAACTGGCTGGGCAACGTCGACTTCCGCCGCGCCCTGTCGCTCGGCATCGACCGCGACGCGATCAACGAGGTGTTCTTCCTCGGCCTCGGCACGCCGGGCTCGATCGCGCCCGAGGAGACCACCATCTACAGCCCGGGACCCGACTCCGAGTGGCGCACCCTGTGGTCCACCCACGATCCGGACACCGCCAACCGGATGCTCGACGAGATGGGGCTGACCGCGAAGGACGCCGAGGGCTACCGGCTGCGCACCGACGGCGGCGGCCGGTTGGTGATCGAGTTGATGACCTACCTGTCGTTCATGGACTTCACCGGCCTCGGCGAGATGGTGAAGGAGCAGTACCAGCAGATCGGCATCTTCCTGGACGTCAAGGAGTATGAGCGCTCCTTGTCGGCCCGGCGGGTGGCCGCCAACGAGCACCACCTGACCATCAACGTGCCGTGGGGAGCCGGCAACGTATTCGGTCACCCCACGGCGCTGTGGCCCAACCGAGCCAACGCCTACCAGGGGCCGCTGTGGGGCGAGTGGATCGCCACGAACGGCGAGAGCGGCCGTGAGCCGCCCGCCGAGGTGAAGCGGGTGAACGAACTCTACCAGATCGCCAAGATGGCGCCGCCGGACGAGGCCGCCGAGATGGCCAAGGAGATGTGGCGCATCATCCTCGATCAGCAATGGATGATCGGCACCGTCGGCCTGTCGCCGACCATTCAGGGGGTGCGCATCGTGTCCAACAACCTGGGCAATATTCCGGCCCGGCAGATGAACAACGCCAACACCTCCAACCCCAACATCTCCCGTCCGGAGCAGTGGTTCTTCAAGAACCTTTAGGTTCCATCAAGAACCAATAGGTTCTTGAGAACCTGTAGCACCGTCGGCTGGCTGACCGCCGGCCGCCTGCGCAAGAGGGCTCCGCGCGCCGTCGCGCCGCGGAGTCCTCCTTCATTGGGCGTTCATTGGCCGCCCGCCATCAGGACGCGGCGCCGGTGGTGACGCCGGCCAAGTCGAGGTCGCGGACGTGGTGGCAGCTTGCCTCGTGGCCGGCGGCGACCGGCTCCAGCGCCGGTTCGCGAGCGTGGCACACATCGGTGGCGTAGGTGCAGCGCGGGTGGAAGCTGCAGCCGGGCGGCGGGTCGGCGGGGTTGGCCACTTCGCCGCGCAGGATGATGCGTTCGGTGCGCACGCGCGGGTCGGGGCGCGGCACCGCGGACAGCAGCGCCTCCGTGTAGGGGTGGCGGGGCGCGGCGAACAGCTCCTCGGTGCGGGCCGTCTCCACGATCTTGCCCACGTACATCACCGCAACCCGGTGGCAGAACTGCTTGACCACGCTCAGGTCGTGCGCCACGAACAGGTAGGAGAGGCCGATCCGGCCGCGCAGGTCGGCGAGCAGGTTGAGCACCTGCGCCTGGATCGACACGTCGAGGGCCGACACCGGCTCGTCCGCCACCAACAGGCGCGGCTCCGGCGCCAGGGCGCGCGCAATGCCGATGCGCTGGCGCTGGCCGCCGCTGAACGCGTGCGGGAAGCGGCGGATGAACTCCGGCCGCAGCCCGACCAGCGTGAGCAGCTCGGCGACCCGGTCCTCACGCTGCGCGCGCGAGCGCATGCCGTAGTTGAGCAGCGGGTCGCCGACGATGTCGAACAGCGTCATGCGCGGGTTGAGGGAGGAGAACGGATCCTGGAAGATCATCTGCACCTCGCGCCGCACCTCGCGCAACTCGCGGTGGTCGAGGGTGGCAAGATCGACGCGCTCCCCGGCCCGGGTGCGAAAGTGCATCTGGCCGGAGGTGGGGTCGAGGGCGCGCAGGATGCAGCGCGAGGTGGTGGTCTTGCCGCAGCCGCTCTCGCCGACCAGCCCGAGCGTCTCGCGCTCGTCGAGGCTGAAGCTGACGTCGTCCACCGCGCGCACCTGGCCCGTTACCCGCCTGAGCAGCCCCTTGCGGATCGGGAAGAGCTTGGTGAGGTTGCGCACCTCCAGGAGGGGGCCGGCGTCGGCTGGTGAGTCGCTCATCGGGTGCCCACCGGCGTGTCCTGGTGCGTCGGGTTCAGGAAGCAGCTCGCGCCGTGGCCGGGAGCCACCGGCAGCAGCTCGGGCACGGAGCGGTCGCAGGTGTCGGGGATGAAGGAGGGACAGCGCGGATGGAACGGGCAGCCGGATGGACGCTCGTTGGGGTGGGGGACGGTGCCGGCGATCGAGTCGAGCTCCTGCCCGGTGGGAGCGGTGATGCTCGGAATGGAGCGGTGCAGTGCCTGGGTGTAGGGGTGCCTGGGGTTGTGGAAGATGTCGTCGACCGGCGCGCTCTCCACCACGCGCCCGAGGTACATCACCACCACCTCGTCCGCCATCTCCGCGATCACCCCCATGTCGTGGGTAATCAGCATGATCGCCATGCCGTGCTCGCCCTGCAGCTCGCGGATCAGGTCCAGGATCTGCGCCTGGGTGGTGACGTCCAGGGCCGTGGTGGGCTCGTCGGCGATCAGCAGGCTCGGGCGGCAGGACAGGGCAATGGCGATCATGGCGCGCTGCCGCAGGCCGCCGGACAGCTCGAACGCGTACGAGTCGATGCGCTGCTCGGGGTTGGGGATGTGCACCTGGCGCAGCGCCTCGATGCCGATCGCACGCGCTTCCTCCTTGCCGGCCTCGGGCCGGTGCAGCCGGATCGCTTCCAGGAGCTGGGCGTTGACCGTGTGCACCGGGCTGAACGAGGCCATCGGCTCCTGGAACACCAGCGCGATCTCGCCGCCGCGGATGGCGCGCATCTGCTCGCCGTCCGCATCGAGCGCGGCCAGGTCCAGGATCTCGCCCTGACCGTTGCCGGGCGCGCGCCGGAACAGGATCTCGCCGGCGACGATCTCGCCGGGGCGGTCGAGGATGCGCAGCACCGAGCGCGCCGTGACGCTCTTGCCGCAGCCGCTCTCGCCCACGATGCCGAGGGTCTTGCCGGCCGGCACGTCGAAGCTCGCGCCATCCACCGCCACCACGGTGCCCTCATCGACCGGGAAGTGGGTGTGCAGGTCGCGCACCTGCAGGATCGGCGGCGCGCCGGCGGCGGCGGAGGGCCGCGCGTGCGACCCGTCCGCCGCTCCGGAGGTGCCGGCGCGCGCGATGAGCCGCCGCCGGCGGTCCCCGCCCTTGCGGCGCGTGGAGGCGTGCTGGGAGTAGGGGTCGGCGGCGTCGCGCACGCCGTCGCCGAGGAAGTTGAAGGCGAGCACGGCGACGATGACCGGGATCGCGGGAAACATCAGCCACGGCGTGAGCGCCACGGTCTGCACGTTCTGAGCCGCCTGCAGCAGCGTGCAGTAGCTGACCGCCGGCGGCCGGATGCCCAGCCCGAGGAAGCTGAGCGCCGTCTCGCTGATGATCATCTGCGGAATCGACAGGGTGATCTCCGCGATGATGTGGCTGTAGAACGACGGCAGCATGTAGCGGAAGATGGTCTTGGTGCGGCTCGCCCCGGAGAGTTGCGCGGCGGTCACGAAGTCCTCATCGCGCAGCGCCAGGAACCGTCCCCGAACCACCCGCGCCAGGCCGGTCCAGCCGAGTACCGAGATGATGATGGTGATCGCGAAGTAGATCTGCAGCACGCTCCAGTCGCGCGGCAGGAACGCCGCCAGCCCCATCCAGAACGGGATCGCGGGAATCGAGCGGATAATCTCGATGGCGCGCTGGATCACCGAGTCCACCACGCCGCCGTAGAACCCGGAGATGCCGCCGAGCAGGATGCCCAGGAACAGGCTCAACGTCAC
This window of the Spirochaetaceae bacterium genome carries:
- a CDS encoding phytanoyl-CoA dioxygenase family protein; protein product: MEKVLTDAQVQQFNADGLLLIPGLIPESVYGPVREDLGRLIDAAKDGPAPDYTYMYYSSPRSAERSWLYRINELIGTHRLESVKLMLAYPPLLAAVWQVVGREHFAASAAAVVFKLPNSVVPVGWHQDGVTVNRWPVFDTDIYLDESDPDNGGLWGIPGSHLAGYNPDLRNEVIASYTGGREAGDVPGAVPVIAKPGDVNLHANSVVHGSFASRTPRLRRALYFHWDNYTDIALRSEDDHWRRLYLWAQQSVCDAIALRASRFPNETPFPYQAVTPDALPGSSPEWFSQLKPKTKR
- a CDS encoding ABC transporter substrate-binding protein; this translates as MRIGAKVMALGCVLALAVAIPVFGAGEADQTAAAPEADESPRALIGELEGVRILRDFVPATYQEAPMLAEMVAAGELPPVEERVGPEPLVLKPIHEIGTYGGTWRRGFIGPNDGANATRAVLHDRPLHWNYTETEIVPNIARDWEVSADGRTTTLHLRQGMRWSDGAPFSADDWAFWYDHMATNNDLRRGGIGELMLNGKPVRVVKVSDTAVAFVSDDPYYGLLNKLASTSWLSGHGRWGGASGGGFAPAHYIKQFHPDFIGQDKVEAMAKEAGFDNWALFVNEKNRSWLNPELPIVSAWQVTVPITEETFEWKRNAYSIWMDEAGNQLPYIDYIVMTKGENLEVLNLRAIAGEFDSMARHMDLRKLPVFLENEEKGNYKVHLDTSQHGGDAAIYVNSTFEADPEIGNWLGNVDFRRALSLGIDRDAINEVFFLGLGTPGSIAPEETTIYSPGPDSEWRTLWSTHDPDTANRMLDEMGLTAKDAEGYRLRTDGGGRLVIELMTYLSFMDFTGLGEMVKEQYQQIGIFLDVKEYERSLSARRVAANEHHLTINVPWGAGNVFGHPTALWPNRANAYQGPLWGEWIATNGESGREPPAEVKRVNELYQIAKMAPPDEAAEMAKEMWRIILDQQWMIGTVGLSPTIQGVRIVSNNLGNIPARQMNNANTSNPNISRPEQWFFKNL
- a CDS encoding ATP-binding cassette domain-containing protein, with the translated sequence MSDSPADAGPLLEVRNLTKLFPIRKGLLRRVTGQVRAVDDVSFSLDERETLGLVGESGCGKTTTSRCILRALDPTSGQMHFRTRAGERVDLATLDHRELREVRREVQMIFQDPFSSLNPRMTLFDIVGDPLLNYGMRSRAQREDRVAELLTLVGLRPEFIRRFPHAFSGGQRQRIGIARALAPEPRLLVADEPVSALDVSIQAQVLNLLADLRGRIGLSYLFVAHDLSVVKQFCHRVAVMYVGKIVETARTEELFAAPRHPYTEALLSAVPRPDPRVRTERIILRGEVANPADPPPGCSFHPRCTYATDVCHAREPALEPVAAGHEASCHHVRDLDLAGVTTGAAS
- a CDS encoding dipeptide/oligopeptide/nickel ABC transporter permease/ATP-binding protein; its protein translation is MADAVAEVRSGATAQEQVFVASQWRLMWWRFRRHRLAVASGVVLLVFYVVTLFAPFFAVHDPTLSEAERTLMPPQKIHWFDGGRLQPHVFAVEGARDPRTFKRVYTEDTDRKYPVRLFARGFPYKLLWVFPTDIHLLGAPDAAAPTLFLLGADVQGRDLWSRVVYGTRVSMSIGLVGVTLSLFLGILLGGISGFYGGVVDSVIQRAIEIIRSIPAIPFWMGLAAFLPRDWSVLQIYFAITIIISVLGWTGLARVVRGRFLALRDEDFVTAAQLSGASRTKTIFRYMLPSFYSHIIAEITLSIPQMIISETALSFLGLGIRPPAVSYCTLLQAAQNVQTVALTPWLMFPAIPVIVAVLAFNFLGDGVRDAADPYSQHASTRRKGGDRRRRLIARAGTSGAADGSHARPSAAAGAPPILQVRDLHTHFPVDEGTVVAVDGASFDVPAGKTLGIVGESGCGKSVTARSVLRILDRPGEIVAGEILFRRAPGNGQGEILDLAALDADGEQMRAIRGGEIALVFQEPMASFSPVHTVNAQLLEAIRLHRPEAGKEEARAIGIEALRQVHIPNPEQRIDSYAFELSGGLRQRAMIAIALSCRPSLLIADEPTTALDVTTQAQILDLIRELQGEHGMAIMLITHDMGVIAEMADEVVVMYLGRVVESAPVDDIFHNPRHPYTQALHRSIPSITAPTGQELDSIAGTVPHPNERPSGCPFHPRCPSFIPDTCDRSVPELLPVAPGHGASCFLNPTHQDTPVGTR